CTAGCAAGGGTAAATAATATTTTACGATTACGATTGGGATATACAGAGTTCTCCGATCTCACGCTGTAAAACCTCAGATACGTTTATAGAGTCATAGCGGGGATAAGGCATGCCCAACGGGAATGAGCGTTGTCATGCCTTTCATGAAACTTGGTTGAAATCATGGTATGTTGCAAATCAGTAGCCACCCATCCATGCCACATTAATGACGAGGAGCATGGGATATCAATTCATCGATGCTGGGCAGCTGGAGCCTCGCGGGCTTCGGGGCCTCTTCAGCACGAATAGGGGGCAAAACAGTCGATGAGGATGCGACCGGTGCAGGTGGGGGAGAAGGACGCGTAGAGTACGTCTCTGCGTGGGGGGCGTGATGAGTTTCATTGCGAGGGGTATAATCATAACCACTCATGGAGTGATGACGATAATCATAATAagccggacgacgaggaagcACAGCCCCATGCTTCTCCGAGTCCATAAGACGTTGAGACCAGCCGTTCATCCAGTGCTCAGGGCTGTGCGATACACTGCGCCTGTACGAGTCCGAGGCGAATGAAGCTGAGCGGCGGTGGTTCGCCTCCGACGCCTCCATGCGGCTGTGGACGCTGGAGGGAGCATAGCTCGATGTAGGCTGGGGGTGCGCAGGATACTTCTTGTCTTCCGAGTAAGCCTCGTTGCTCAAGTTCGAGGGGTAGACAGGGAGCACGAGCGAGTGCGACGCCATGGGTGCACCGTTCGACTTCTTGCGCTGCTTCTGCCTCTTGTTCTGGAAAAAGACCTGAACCTTGCGGGGCGAGAGGCCAAGCTTCGCTGCGACTGCCTCGCGGACTTGAGTAGAGGGAAAGCAGGTTTGCTGCAGGAGTTCGTGTAAAACACGGCTCTGCTCAGGCGTCAGCAGGgtgcgcgcacgcttcgCTGAACCATTGCTGCGACCACTGTCCGAGTACTTGCGGCTCCGCTTCGGGGGAGCCTCCGAGTCTCTTGACTCATTGCCGCTCTTTTCCAACTCAGGCGTGCCAGACTCCGACGAGGTCTCCGAGTTGTTCGACGGCTCGTACTCGCTAGGCTTGTACAGAGGGAGGCGCGGAGCGTACCCACTTTCAGGCGAGTCTTGTTCAGAGCCTTGGCCGGTCTTTTTCTCACCGTTCAATTGGTGCGAATAGCGTAGCATAGCACGTCGATTCTATACCAATCCCAACAGCTAAACCAAGTTTCCTGCTGACGATTTCACGCCACCGTAACCTGGATATTTGACAGAAGAGACGTAAAATCCCTTTCATGCCCGAGGGTCTACTATATAAGTGTCTGGCTACTGACGATTTCTGTGTATTGAATGCAGGATTGCCCGCAGACACAACGTTAAAGAGGCTTACAGGCCTATTTCGCTCCGCCGACGCCAACTATGACGTACCACTGGCCAGTGATACTGCATCTCATCATGCGCCAATGATGAAAACAATTTTATTTTCATCACAGGAATTATCCGACTTATCATTCTAAGTTTCTAATTGGCTAGTGTTTGACTGTTTGTCATCCACAGCCACTGCGCCGCGGAATATTAATTTCTGATACGTTAGGCAGTCCGCGGAACCCAGGTGCATGGCCCTGGCTAGGCGCTTAGGTGCATAATGCCCAGCTGCTGCGGGCGCATCCTAATTTGGAGCCCAACCAGATGACGCATTGTTTCTCCGAACTGGGTccgtgcacggcctcgcTTCGCTTAGCTCCGTTGCTCTCCGCCGCATAATGAGACGAGGACCAGGTATAGTCGCATTAGACCGCAGCACTCAGTCGTCGGCGCAATATAGCTCTTTATCCAATGAGCTAAATGAAACCAAGGTTGAAGACTTGAGACACCAAATCGACGTGTTTGGACGCCAGCTCCGTGAGTTTGCAGCAGCGCACAAGAAGGACATCCGTCAAGACCCCGAGTTTCGCCATGCGTTTCAGCAAATGTGCACGAGCATGTGGGTTGACCCCTTAGCGGGCCGACCTGCTACAGCATCCGCAAGCTCGAAACTTGGAAAGGTGGGCGAACTTTGGAACGACCTTCTTGGTTTCGGCGATTGGCAGCACGAGCTTGGTGTCCAAGTTGTGGATGTCTGCGTGAGCACGCGCAAGCAAAATGGGGGTATCATTTCCATGAAGGACCTAATTGATGGCATCATTCGGCTACGAAAGGGGCCACCCCTTTCCGCTTCCGATCAAGGGAAAGAATACACGGATGCACACATCACGGAAGACGACGTGAAACGAAGTATCCAAGCACTTCGCCCACTCGGGTGCGGCTATGAAGTATTTTCACTAAATGGGAATACCATGGTCCGCACGGTCCCCCACGAGCTAAGTGCGGATGCGATGGCCATCTTACAATATTTGGCCTCCCCGGCAGCCCCCAAAGATACCCAATCATTCCCCTTTGTGACGGTGCAAGATATGACTCATGCGCAGTCCTCTGTATTTGAAGGCTGGGCAGAGTCTagggcgcagcaggcggttGATGACATGACGCTCGGTGACGGTACGCTTTGGCTGGATATTGTACCCGCAGACGCGAGCCCTACTCCAGAACTGCTCAGGCGGCGCTATTATTCGCTTGCTATGGCACAGAATGCATTACTACAAAAAAAGCACCGCCCTGCAGGCGTACTCTCGGACTCGCTTGCACAACTCCGCGTATGAGCGGAATTCCCCCCACTGGCCACGTGGAACCCCACAATGGGAAATATATGATTAATCTACGACCCCATGTCTTTCGGCGGACGTGGAGGCAAGGAGCCGGGAAACGGTCCGATGCCGGCATCGACCTAAGAGGCCCTTTTACGTGCCCGCTCCGGTAGTCGTGATTTAGTCATTGAGATTATGCCAGTCCATGCATGTGCATGACTAGGTGCAGCTCCACAATCAATCGGCTGGCGGGGGGAGTCTTTCCCGGTTCATCGGAATTTTAAACCCACAAGCGCTCATTCCACACACACCATCATGGCCCCCCCGCAAAAAGGATTCTCGTGGTCGAACATTGCCGTTGGCGCGGCCATGAACATGTTTGAGGTTACGACCCTGGGTCAACCTTTCGAGGTGATCAAGACCCAGATGGCGTCGAACCGTAGCCAGTCgatggcgcaggcgctgaGCACGGTCTGGAGCCGTGGCGGCGTTTTGGGCTTCTACCAGGGTCTGATTCCTTGGGTACGTGTTACGATAAAGGCTAACCTTTCAGGCCTGGATTGAGGCGTCCACGAAGGGAGCCGTCCTGCTCTTTACCTCGACCGAGGTGCAAAAAGTGGCCAAGACCTTTGGTCTCGGCCCCGGTGCGGCTGGTCTCGCCGGTGGTATGACTGGTGGTATTGTCCAGGCCTACGCCACCATGGGCTTCTGTACTTGTATGAAGACGGCCGAGATCACCCGTGTCAAGCAGATGCAGGCCGGTGAAAAGCCCAAGTCGACTTGGGCCGTCTTTGCTGATATCTACCGCAGGGAGGGTATCCGTGGTATTAACAAGGGTGTGAATGCCGTTGCCGTGCGTCAGTGCACGAACTGGGGTAGCCGGTACGTATGCGCAAACTGGGCGACTAACTCGCAGCATGGGCTTTGCccgccttgccgaggcgcctgtCCGCAAGATGGCGGGCAAGTCAGAGAAAGACAAGCTGTCGCCGATGGAGCGCATCCTCTGCTCGTCGATCGGTGGCGCTCTTGCTACCTGGAACCAGCCGATCGAGGTTATCCGTGTCGAGGTACGTTTTGCCACCCTGAGCTAACCCTAGATGCAATCGCTGTCGAagaccgccgccgagcaccgtcCTGCCAAGCCTACGATTATGAACACGGCTGCATACATCTACAAGGAGAACGGTATCAAGGGCCTGTACCGCGGTGTGAGCCCCCGTATTCTTCTGGGTGTGTGGCAGACGGTCTGCATGGTTTCCTTTGCCGACACCGTACGCGACTGGATGGGCACGAGCAGCCACTAAGTGGAGATAGAGCACATGGCTTTTGTAAATCCGATCCCCCAGCACCGTTCGAGCCCACAAAGGCCCCGCGGCTGTGCCACGTGAGCTATCCGGTCGAAGGGCCCGAGATGATCACGTGACTGATCGCCCATGCGTTGGGTGAAGCCCGTGCGCTGTGGGTATAAAAAGCGGAACTGACCCGGGGTGTGTGGCAAGAAGCTTCGACGAGACCATTATGACTACGAAGCACATCTTTGAGGACTCCCACGGCCTGGTCGACAAGGCCGTGCTTGGTGCTGCGGCTACGAATCCCGCTCTGCGCGTGTATGTGAAAATGGAAGGAAGTGGCTGACCTTTAGGTACGCCCCCCACAAGGTGGTGTACGATGCGGAGCACTCCCGCGACAAGGTCGCGCTGATTGCTGGCGGTGGCGCCGGCCACGAGCCGTCGTTCACTGGCCTTACTGGCCGTGGTCTGCTGACCGTGGCTGTGTCGGGTGATATCTTTGCCTCGCCTTCCGCTGCCCAGATCTGCTCGGGTGTGGACCTGGCGCCGACCGACAAGGGTCTTGTGGTGATTGTGAACAACTACACCGGTGACTGCCTTAACTTTGGTCTTGCCGCCGAGaaggcgcgctcggcgtacAACGGTGAGGGCGGCAAGAAGCACGTCGAGATGGTCATTGTCGGTGACGATGTCTCGGTCGGCCGCACCAAGGGTGGCCTTGTCGGCCGCCGTGGTCTGACCGGTGTGGCGTTCGTGTGCAAGGCCCTCGGTGCtgctgccgaggccggTGAGGACGCCAAGACcctcggcaagctcggcCGCTCGATCGTGAACAACGTTGTGACGATCGGCTCGAGCCTCGACCACTGCCACGTCCCCGGCCGTGCgaaggacgacgaggagcgtggtgcgctcggccccGATGCCATCGAGATGGGTATGGGTATCCACAACGAGCCCGGTGTGAAGCACCTGGAGAAGAAGCCCAAGGCGAACGAGCTCTTCTCTGAGATGCTCTCGCTCCTGCTCAACCCCGACGACAAGGAGCGTGCGTTTGTGCCCTTCTCCAAGGACGACGACCCAGTCATGGTGATCAACAACCTCGGTGGCATGAGCAACCTGGAGCTTtcggcgatcgccgcaGATGTCCAGAGCCAGCTGCAGAAGGAGTGGGGTATGCGCCCCGTGCGCGTGTACGTCGGCACGTACATTACCTCGCTGAACGCGCCCGGCTTCAACATCTCGCTCATCAACCACAAGCGCATCAAGTCGGAGACGGGTGCCGActtcctcgagctcctcgacgccccCACCGATGCTTCTGGTTGGCTCGGTGTCGCCCACGGCTGGAAGAACCAGGCGATCCTCCCCACGCCTGATGAGCAGCTCAAGGAGAGCAAGGCGATCCTGGAGAAGAAGCAAAAGTCGGGTCACGGCgtgagcggcagcgcgacggAGGGCGCAGCTGCCTCGAGCGGCCCCCTGAACTCTGACGCGGACCTCATCAAGAAGGTCGTGGAGAACGCGTGCAAGGCAGTGGTGGACGTTGAGCCGACGCTCACCAAGTACGACACCATTGTCGGTGACGGTGACGCTGGTGAGACGCTTCGTGGCTGTGGTGAGGCGAtcctcgaggcgatcaAGAAGGGCGAGATTCCCTTTGACCGTGCGACCGCGACGATCCTCGGCATCGGCCAGGTGATTGAGTCGAACATGGGCGGCACCTCGGGTGCCATCTATGCCCTGTTCTTCACCGGCCTCGTGCAGGGCCTGCTCGAGTCGACGGACGACACCAAGTCCAAGGCTTCGGTCAAGAACTGGggccacgccgcgcagacCGCGCTGTCGAACCTCGGCAACTACACGCCTGCGCGCCCCGGcgaccgcacgctcgtcgacgctctGACGCCCTTCTGCAAGaccctcgacgaggagggcAAGAAGGGCACCGACGCCAAGTCCGCGCTCTCGGCCGCTGTCGAGGCGGCCAAGGAGGGCGCGGAGAAGACGCGCGACATGactgcgcgcctcggccgtgcTACGTACGTCGGCGAGACCTCGGAGAAGGTGCCCGACCCCGGTGCGTGGGGTGTGttggcgctcgtcgagggcaTTGCCAAGTCGTTCTAAGTATTTCGTAGGTACAATGCATGGATCCTAGTTATACAGCCCAGctctcctcctcggcggggtccgcctcgggctcgacAAACGGCAgggcgaggtgctgcacCGAGAGCGTGCACACCGGGCACGCGCCCGCAACGATCGTATTCATCTCGCTGCGCACTGCGTCGACGTTTGCCAGCATCTGCAGCGAGTGTACGtcggcggtcggcgcggcggcctcggccttggcgtcctcgtccgcgcTCCGTGCACGGACCACAGGCTCCGCAAACGGATCGAGGGGCgccaggacgcggcgcccgctCGCGACGCCTACGCTGAAGCCGGTGCTGATCGCATCGACGATGACCTGTGGCCGCACGTGttcgcgcaggcggtcgagcttGAGTGTGCCGCTGAGGccctgcgcgacgctcgcgccgaggcTCGCAAACGCGGGCGACTGCGAGGTGTCGGCGGCCTCCGGCTCCTTGGGCCCCTgcgtgagcgccgcgagctcctctTGGAGCtggagcaggcggcgcaggaggcGGGGCGGCAGGTGCTGCGTGACCTCTTTCGTGAGGCAGTCGGCGTGGAACCCGTGGCGGCACGGGAAGAGGTACATTTGCCGCtggaggagcggcgcgccgcagtcCTCGCACGCCTGGTCCGCGTCCATGTGCAGGAAGCGGGTGGAGAGCGACTGGATATCCTGCTGGAtcagctcggcggtgcgtgtCGTGCGGTCCATCTCGCTCttgagcgcgtcgatcTGGGTGACGTAcgtctcgagcgtgtcgcaGATCTCTTCCTTAAAGCCGTCGATGACGACAAAGTCGGGGAAGAGCGGCAGGATatcctcgagcgtgagcagcgacgtgcgctGCAGAAACTCCATCGCGCTCTGGATGCCGTGCTCCTGGCGGATAACGTGCTGCGCGCACTTCAGCCagagctccttgcgcagcgcgtggtccgtcgcgagctccgcgcagcggcacgcgaGCTCCATGTcgcccgcctcgagcgcgaggtgcacTGCGTTTTCGTGGCGATCCATGCGCGCATAGAGGCGCACACACGCGTCGTggaggcgcttgcgcgcgcaGATGCGCAGTGCATAGTTCATGTCGTAGTATGCGCGCCCTGCGGCCTTGCTGCCTTCGatcgcctgctgcagcgcgtcgttggcgcgtgcgcggctcgcctcgtcggccttgtcgttggcggcgcgttcggcgaggagcgtaATGAGCAGGTTGTGTACTGCCGGCGTCGTGTTGCCGTGCGTCGTGACGTGCTGCAGGTACTGCACGCTGTAGTTGACTGCGCCCGGTGCTGGGCGGTGCTGGAGCAAGGCCGGAATGAGGCGCGCGggatcgagcgccgcctggcgctccCAGCACTGCACCGTCTCGGCCGGGGCATGGCTCATGAGGATCGGCGCAAAGTGGTAGTAGAGCTCGACGTCGGACTGCGACGCGAGTGTCGtgagcgccgtcgcccacTGCTCCTGTCGCACCCAGCGCGTGAGGATCTGGCGCGTATCGcggatcgcctcggcgtaTGCGAGCCACATATCGTCGCGCCCGTGCCGTGCGAGGATCGCGTAGGTGGTCTTGGGGTCGAGTGCGGGCTGGTACGTGGCAAAGAAGGTGCGGAGCGCGCTttcgagcgcgtgctgctgcgcggtgAGCGACGCACTGTCGCCGTGCGACGCAACCTggtcctcgaggcggttCATCGCGCCGAGGTACATTTCCACGAGCCACGTCGCGAGCAtcaggcgctgcgtcttggccgtcggcggcagctgctcgaggcgcgctgAGACATACGCGCGCAGCCCCTCGtgtgcgccgtgctcgacgagcccaAGGACGACCTGCTCAAAGGTGCGGTCGGCCGTGTGGGCGTaggcgtcggccgcgtcgctaTACGAGCCCTGCTGCATCATGgcatcgcctcgcgcggcgtacacgagcgacgcgcacgccgcgttcggcgcgtactgcagcgcatcgtcgtacgcgtggcgctcgagcagaaTGTGCCACACGtcgcggtcctcggcgctgaCAATCAGCTCGAGAATGTTGGACTGGGTATAGATCCAGCAGGTATCCTGCGTCTCGTCCATCgtgacgccgacgacgctctcgcgcgcgccgagcggcagcgcctcatcccacgcgacgtgctcgtccATGACATGGACAcacacgacgcgctcggcgtatACCAGCACGTAATGAaaggcggtgcgtgcgataaacagcggcgtgccgtacGACGGATAGGCCAGCAGCCCCGTCTTTTCCAGGAACGAGTTGGggggcgcgctcgccagGTTCAGCTCCGCGTGAAAGAgaccggcgccggtgagccacgcgagcgcacgccgggcgcccgcgagcatcggcggcgcggtgcacaACAGCGACGTGTGCGTCAGCTCGCTCGGGAGCTCGATCTTGAGGTGCGTCAGGAGTGTATCGCGGTACGGCTGGAACACTGCATCGTAGACGctcgcgtcgtcggccggcgtgccgagcgtgccgctgaACTCGTAAAgacgcgtcggcgtcgcggcgacgaTGTAGGcttcgcgcgcgcctctttgcacggtctgcagcgcgaggcctgcgatgcgctgcggctcGCTCAGCACAAAcacgcggtgcacgccgcgctcgaccgcgccggTGTAGTCCGCAGTGCCGCCCGCGGTTTTGCGGGCGAGACGGTCGAAAAAGTCGCCGCGCTGTGCGGGCGCGTtgggcgccgcgacctggACCGCGCACGTCAGCTCCCacacctcgccgcgcgcagtgCCGAGCAACACTGGCGGCGTGCACACccagcggcggccggccggcggcgtgccgaggctcggcgctgcgtcgctcttgccccatgccgccgacgtGATGCAGAGTCCCGCGAGCCGCGGCAacagccgcgcgcggctccACGACGGCGTCCAGTAAAAGTTGTGGCCACTCGCAAGGCTCAGTAAAACGTGCTCCGCACTGGGATCGACAAACATGCAGCACCCCTCGGCGCTCACGCCGCGAtgcgtgcgtgcgacgggcggcatcggcacggtcgcctcgcacgcacgcgccggaTCATCCAGATCAAGGCACACGAGAcgcaggagcggcgcgctcgcgtcgtgcgcatgGCCGCCGTGCAGGCACAGCACCATGCGGTTCGACGCTACGGCAAGCTggacgagcgacgcgggcaGCGCGTACTGCACGCGCCCCAGCTGAAACAGCGGCGCAGGGAGCTCATCCGgtgtcggcgcgccgtcgccttgccagtgcggcggcgaggtctCATCCCCGAGCTCCGCCGCATGCGCAggcacggccgcacgccgggCACTCCCCTCGTCCGCGCGCATCGTAGTGGAGGTTCGGGCTGGGAATCACTTCTTTCTACGTGGAGAGCTTCGCAATGATAAACTtgacgccgacgagcgccgtcgccaGGTCGCCCGACGCCATTgtcgcgagctgcacatgcagctgcagcgcgccgggctgGTTGCGTGCCTCgatcgcctgcgcgagctgctgcaggacAGGCACCGCCTTGGGGTCGACCAGCTCATTGTTcagcaggtcgagcaggagctggacgcggcgctcggcatcgtcgaggatgcgcttCGGCTGCGCATTGATCGAGTGCAgccgctgcacctcgcgtGTAAGCGCATCAGCAACGGGGCGCAGAGGCGCAGGGATGTGCGCACGATCGCCACGGGGGTGCACGAACCCGGGCTTTtgcgcggcctgcggcgtgggcggcgcgccgtatCCCGCACCGGGCGTCGcagagcgcggcgtcgcgggcaCACCGGGCGTGCGGCCACGCGCGGGGGTGCCGGGCACCGCGCCaggacgcggcgacgcaggcggGGGCATGCCGGGACCACTCGCCGCACGGGGGCCGTACTGGCTCGGGCCGGTATGCTGgggacgcagcgcaccgccctGGGGGGGGACGCTGGGGGgcccgcgcgcgctcggcgtctgGGGACGCAGCACACCGGCTTGGCGGCCAGGCGCAGGGTCGTACGGGCCGTTACGCGGCGCGTTGGggtggccgaggccaaggcccgtgcgcggcgacggcggcggcggcatgtTGGGCGGCACGGAGCccgcgcggggcggcggaggaatcgccgcgctgcgggGCGGGCCCTGCGGGGGTGCACCGTGGCCCATGCCTTGGGGCGGGCCCTGGGGGGGTGCGCCGTGGCCCATGCCTTGGGGCGGTCCTTGGGGCGGGGCCTGCGGCGGACCCTGCGCCGGGGCGACCGGCGACTGATTGGGGAAGGGCGACGTGATGGCCGGCGCCTGGAagccggccgcgctcgggacgcggggcggcggcgcagacgcggCCGGCACATCGTTCCAGCCGCCTTGGTCGCGCTTAATCGGTGGCGGAGGAAGCGCCGTGGGAGGCtgctgcggctgcgcgTACGCGTTGctcgtctcgagcgcagtcgccggcggcgcgtacaCCGACGGGGCCTGGGGCGCGTACGCGGGCTGCGTCGGCGGCTGCTGGTAGgcgggctgcggcggcggagcgTACGACTGCGGCGGGGGCGCGTaggccgacggcgtcggctccggcgccgcgggggCGACCGACGGGACGGACGGGACGGcaggcacgctcggcacacTCGGCAccgtcggcacgctcggcggcgcgcttgccatcggcgggggcgcgagcggctgAGCCATCGGCGGCGGAGCCAG
The sequence above is a segment of the Malassezia japonica chromosome 6, complete sequence genome. Coding sequences within it:
- a CDS encoding uncharacterized protein (BUSCO:EOG09260HS3; COG:U; EggNog:ENOG503NV4E), with the protein product MRADEGSARRAAVPAHAAELGDETSPPHWQGDGAPTPDELPAPLFQLGRVQYALPASLVQLAVASNRMVLCLHGGHAHDASAPLLRLVCLDLDDPARACEATVPMPPVARTHRGVSAEGCCMFVDPSAEHVLLSLASGHNFYWTPSWSRARLLPRLAGLCITSAAWGKSDAAPSLGTPPAGRRWVCTPPVLLGTARGEVWELTCAVQVAAPNAPAQRGDFFDRLARKTAGGTADYTGAVERGVHRVFVLSEPQRIAGLALQTVQRGAREAYIVAATPTRLYEFSGTLGTPADDASVYDAVFQPYRDTLLTHLKIELPSELTHTSLLCTAPPMLAGARRALAWLTGAGLFHAELNLASAPPNSFLEKTGLLAYPSYGTPLFIARTAFHYVLVYAERVVCVHVMDEHVAWDEALPLGARESVVGVTMDETQDTCWIYTQSNILELIVSAEDRDVWHILLERHAYDDALQYAPNAACASLVYAARGDAMMQQGSYSDAADAYAHTADRTFEQVVLGLVEHGAHEGLRAYVSARLEQLPPTAKTQRLMLATWLVEMYLGAMNRLEDQVASHGDSASLTAQQHALESALRTFFATYQPALDPKTTYAILARHGRDDMWLAYAEAIRDTRQILTRWVRQEQWATALTTLASQSDVELYYHFAPILMSHAPAETVQCWERQAALDPARLIPALLQHRPAPGAVNYSVQYLQHVTTHGNTTPAVHNLLITLLAERAANDKADEASRARANDALQQAIEGSKAAGRAYYDMNYALRICARKRLHDACVRLYARMDRHENAVHLALEAGDMELACRCAELATDHALRKELWLKCAQHVIRQEHGIQSAMEFLQRTSLLTLEDILPLFPDFVVIDGFKEEICDTLETYVTQIDALKSEMDRTTRTAELIQQDIQSLSTRFLHMDADQACEDCGAPLLQRQMYLFPCRHGFHADCLTKEVTQHLPPRLLRRLLQLQEELAALTQGPKEPEAADTSQSPAFASLGASVAQGLSGTLKLDRLREHVRPQVIVDAISTGFSVGVASGRRVLAPLDPFAEPVVRARSADEDAKAEAAAPTADVHSLQMLANVDAVRSEMNTIVAGACPVCTLSVQHLALPFVEPEADPAEEESWAV
- a CDS encoding uncharacterized protein (BUSCO:EOG09263HD8; EggNog:ENOG503NTZB; COG:C); the encoded protein is MAPPQKGFSWSNIAVGAAMNMFEVTTLGQPFEVIKTQMASNRSQSMAQALSTVWSRGGVLGFYQGLIPWGAVLLFTSTEVQKVAKTFGLGPGAAGLAGGMTGGIVQAYATMGFCTCMKTAEITRVKQMQAGEKPKSTWAVFADIYRREGIRGINKGVNAVAVRQCTNWGSRMGFARLAEAPVRKMAGKSEKDKLSPMERILCSSIGGALATWNQPIEVIRVETAAEHRPAKPTIMNTAAYIYKENGIKGLYRGVSPRILLGVWQTVCMVSFADTVRDWMGTSSH
- a CDS encoding uncharacterized protein (EggNog:ENOG503NUS7; COG:G), encoding MTTKHIFEDSHGLVDKAVLGAAATNPALRVVYDAEHSRDKVALIAGGGAGHEPSFTGLTGRGLLTVAVSGDIFASPSAAQICSGVDLAPTDKGLVVIVNNYTGDCLNFGLAAEKARSAYNGEGGKKHVEMVIVGDDVSVGRTKGGLVGRRGLTGVAFVCKALGAAAEAGEDAKTLGKLGRSIVNNVVTIGSSLDHCHVPGRAKDDEERGALGPDAIEMGMGIHNEPGVKHLEKKPKANELFSEMLSLLLNPDDKERAFVPFSKDDDPVMVINNLGGMSNLELSAIAADVQSQLQKEWGMRPVRVYVGTYITSLNAPGFNISLINHKRIKSETGADFLELLDAPTDASGWLGVAHGWKNQAILPTPDEQLKESKAILEKKQKSGHGVSGSATEGAAASSGPLNSDADLIKKVVENACKAVVDVEPTLTKYDTIVGDGDAGETLRGCGEAILEAIKKGEIPFDRATATILGIGQVIESNMGGTSGAIYALFFTGLVQGLLESTDDTKSKASVKNWGHAAQTALSNLGNYTPARPGDRTLVDALTPFCKTLDEEGKKGTDAKSALSAAVEAAKEGAEKTRDMTARLGRATYVGETSEKVPDPGAWGVLALVEGIAKSF